A genome region from Pan troglodytes isolate AG18354 chromosome 3, NHGRI_mPanTro3-v2.0_pri, whole genome shotgun sequence includes the following:
- the MGST2 gene encoding microsomal glutathione S-transferase 2 isoform X2: MAGWYFNQVFATCLGLVYIYGRHLYFWGYSEAAKKRITGFRLSLGILALLTLLGALGIANSFLDEYLDLNIAKKLRWQF, translated from the exons TTTTTGCTACTTGTCTGGGTCTGGTGTACATATATGGCCGTCACCTATACTTTTGGGGATATTCAGAAGCTGCTAAAAAACG GATCACCGGTTTCCGACTGAGTCTGGGGATTTTGGCCTTGTTGACCCTCCTAGGTGCCCTGGGAATTGCAAACAGCTTTCTGGATGAATATCTGGACCTCAATATTGCCAAGAAACTGAGGTGGCAATTCTaa